Part of the Fusobacterium sp. SYSU M8D902 genome is shown below.
CTACCTACAACTTGTGGAACAGCTGCAGAGGTAACAATTAATTATGTAGTAACTTTAGAAGATGAAAATAGAAAGATAGTTTGTGTAGATCCTAAAGATATACCATTAGTAGCAATAGTTGATGCTGAATTGATGTTAACAATGCCAAATAAAACAATAGCAGCAACAGGAATGGATGCTTTGACACATGCAATTGAAGGATATATTACAAAAGGGGCTCATGTAATTTCAGATATGTTTGAGATAAAAGCTATAGAATTAATATCAAAACATCTAAGAGGAGCTGTAGCTGATAAGAATTTAGAGGATATGGATGGAATGAGTATAGCTCAATATGTAGCAGGAATGGGATTCTCAAATGTAGGATTAGGAATAGTTCACTCAATGGCACACCCTTTAGGAGCTGTATATGATATACCTCATGGAGTAGCTAATGCACTACTACTTCCTACAGTAATGGAGTTCAATATGTCAGCTTGTATAGATAAATATGGAGATATAGCAAGAGCTATGGGTGTAGATACAACAGGAATGAGCAGAGAGGAAGCAGCTCAATCAGCAGTAGATGCAGTTAGAAAACTTGCTATTGATGTAGGAATACCACAAACACTTAGAGAGATTGGAATACCTGAAGAGGGATTACCAAAATTATCAAAAGATGCTTTAGCAGATGTTTGTACT
Proteins encoded:
- the fucO gene encoding lactaldehyde reductase; the protein is MARYILNETSYFGLGSRENLATEVKARGYKKALLVSDKILESCGVLDKVKKVLDDANIAYSVFTEIKQNPTVKNCKDGLAAFNVAGADFIVAVGGGSVIDTAKAIAITKNNPEFEDIKSLEGVAPTHTKCVPIIALPTTCGTAAEVTINYVVTLEDENRKIVCVDPKDIPLVAIVDAELMLTMPNKTIAATGMDALTHAIEGYITKGAHVISDMFEIKAIELISKHLRGAVADKNLEDMDGMSIAQYVAGMGFSNVGLGIVHSMAHPLGAVYDIPHGVANALLLPTVMEFNMSACIDKYGDIARAMGVDTTGMSREEAAQSAVDAVRKLAIDVGIPQTLREIGIPEEGLPKLSKDALADVCTGGNPKDVTLEDIEKLYNKVY